In a genomic window of Candidatus Omnitrophota bacterium:
- a CDS encoding V-type ATP synthase subunit D — MAKIKLTKGELKRQRDALKQFERYLPTLQLKKQQLQLEILQQGLILEERKQLISKKKQAIDFWIGLLSDEAVNLKPFLLPHKIITHPKNIAGTDIFVFDQIEFTAAEYDLFTMPLWVDAAIDAFRAIIVLKEEIMVIEQGIAILRQELRITTQRVNLFEKVKIPEAEENIRLIKIYIGDQMANAVGRCKIAKRKIEELALAGGLA, encoded by the coding sequence ATGGCAAAGATAAAACTTACTAAAGGCGAATTAAAAAGGCAGCGTGATGCCTTAAAGCAGTTTGAGCGTTATCTTCCTACTCTGCAATTAAAAAAACAACAACTACAGCTTGAAATACTTCAACAAGGTTTAATTCTTGAGGAAAGAAAACAATTAATTTCTAAAAAAAAGCAGGCAATTGACTTTTGGATTGGTTTGCTTAGCGATGAAGCGGTTAATCTTAAGCCCTTCTTGTTGCCGCATAAAATAATTACTCATCCTAAAAATATAGCGGGAACGGATATTTTTGTTTTTGACCAAATAGAATTTACCGCGGCAGAGTACGATTTATTTACCATGCCTTTATGGGTTGACGCAGCTATTGATGCGTTTAGGGCAATTATTGTTTTGAAGGAAGAAATTATGGTGATTGAGCAGGGTATAGCTATATTGCGCCAGGAGTTGCGTATTACTACCCAAAGAGTAAATCTTTTTGAGAAGGTAAAGATTCCGGAAGCAGAAGAAAATATCCGTTTAATTAAAATTTATATCGGTGATCAGATGGCTAATGCAGTTGGCCGGTGTAAAATTGCCAAAAGAAAGATCGAAGAACTGGCCTTGGCAGGAGGATTAGCTTGA